In the Flagellimonas sp. HMM57 genome, one interval contains:
- a CDS encoding MarR family winged helix-turn-helix transcriptional regulator: protein METKTIIHIELVSNKMKEVIASALKPHEVSLPQFNVLRILRGQKGQPANLSTLNERMVTKMSNTTRLVDKLLVKGYVSRCVCESNRRKVEIFITDSGMDELIKMDRAVYDAEQSIVKNLSKEELNTLNQLLDKF from the coding sequence TTGGAAACAAAGACCATCATCCATATTGAATTGGTCAGCAACAAAATGAAGGAAGTCATAGCCTCTGCATTAAAACCTCATGAAGTTTCGCTGCCTCAGTTTAACGTACTCCGGATTTTGAGAGGCCAAAAGGGCCAACCTGCCAATCTCTCCACACTAAATGAGCGTATGGTGACGAAAATGAGCAATACGACAAGATTGGTAGATAAATTACTCGTTAAGGGATATGTAAGCAGATGTGTGTGTGAATCCAATAGACGAAAAGTAGAGATTTTCATCACCGACAGCGGAATGGATGAACTTATTAAAATGGATAGAGCAGTTTACGATGCAGAACAGAGTATAGTCAAAAACTTGTCAAAAGAAGAATTAAATACATTAAATCAATTATTAGATAAATTTTAA
- the trpD gene encoding anthranilate phosphoribosyltransferase, with protein sequence MKETLNRLINHEILSKSDAKQILVNIAKGDYNTSQIAAFLTVYMMRSITIEELEGFRDALLELCLAVDLSEYNPIDLCGTGGDGKDTFNISTLASFVTAGAGIKVTKHGNYGVSSKCGSSNVMEFLGIKFSNEADFLRKSIDEAGICVLHAPLFHPAMKNVAPIRRELAVKTFFNMLGPMVNPAFPKNQMVGVFNLELARMYGYLYQNTDKKFTVLHALDGYDEISLTGATKTISNGSEAMLAPADFGVKSISQEEITGGDDVSESAQIFLNILNGRGTEAQNNVVCANAGIAISTVEGTTPKEGFEKAKESLLNKKGMEALKKLQEISS encoded by the coding sequence ATGAAAGAAACGCTAAATAGACTTATAAATCACGAAATCCTTTCCAAAAGCGATGCCAAGCAAATCTTGGTCAATATTGCAAAAGGGGATTATAATACCTCACAAATTGCCGCTTTTCTCACGGTATATATGATGCGGAGTATTACCATAGAGGAATTGGAAGGTTTTAGGGATGCACTTTTAGAATTGTGCTTGGCTGTAGACTTATCGGAATACAATCCTATAGATTTATGCGGCACGGGTGGCGATGGAAAAGATACCTTCAATATTTCCACACTGGCATCATTTGTTACGGCAGGAGCTGGGATAAAAGTGACCAAGCATGGTAATTATGGGGTTTCGTCAAAATGTGGAAGCAGTAATGTTATGGAATTCCTTGGTATCAAGTTCAGCAATGAAGCGGATTTTCTAAGAAAATCAATCGATGAAGCGGGAATCTGCGTATTGCATGCTCCATTGTTCCATCCAGCTATGAAAAATGTGGCGCCCATTCGTAGGGAACTTGCCGTAAAAACATTTTTTAATATGCTCGGCCCTATGGTGAACCCTGCATTTCCTAAAAACCAAATGGTTGGGGTCTTTAACTTGGAACTCGCCCGAATGTACGGATACCTATATCAAAACACTGATAAAAAATTCACTGTACTCCATGCCTTGGATGGTTATGATGAAATCTCGTTGACTGGAGCCACAAAAACGATTTCCAATGGATCAGAAGCTATGTTGGCACCTGCCGATTTCGGCGTAAAGTCTATTTCACAAGAGGAAATAACAGGAGGTGACGATGTTTCAGAATCAGCACAGATTTTCTTGAATATTCTTAATGGAAGGGGAACAGAAGCCCAAAACAATGTGGTCTGCGCCAATGCCGGAATTGCTATTTCGACCGTTGAAGGCACAACTCCAAAAGAAGGTTTTGAAAAAGCAAAAGAATCTTTGCTGAATAAAAAAGGTATGGAAGCATTGAAAAAGTTACAAGAAATCAGTAGTTAA
- a CDS encoding aminodeoxychorismate/anthranilate synthase component II — protein MGRKILMIDNYDSFTYNLVHYLEDLDCDVTVKRNDQLTLDEVGNFEEIILSPGPGIPDEAGLLKDIIKKYASTKRIFGVCLGQQAIGEVFGGKLVNLEQVYHGIATKINIIKKDIIFEGMSDQIEVGRYHSWVVHPDLPDSLEATSFDENGQVMSLRHKSHDVTAVQFHPESVLTPEGKQMLKNWLGNQ, from the coding sequence ATGGGAAGAAAGATACTAATGATTGACAATTACGATAGTTTCACCTATAACCTGGTTCATTATTTAGAAGATTTGGATTGTGACGTAACCGTAAAACGGAACGACCAATTGACGTTGGACGAAGTAGGCAATTTTGAAGAAATCATTTTGTCACCAGGACCTGGAATTCCAGATGAAGCAGGATTGCTCAAGGACATCATTAAAAAATATGCGTCTACAAAGCGAATTTTTGGAGTCTGTCTAGGGCAACAGGCCATAGGTGAAGTCTTTGGAGGGAAATTGGTAAATCTTGAACAAGTATATCACGGAATCGCAACAAAAATCAATATCATTAAAAAAGATATCATTTTTGAAGGTATGTCAGACCAGATTGAGGTAGGCCGTTATCATTCTTGGGTTGTTCACCCTGATTTACCCGATAGTTTGGAAGCTACTTCATTCGATGAAAATGGACAGGTGATGTCGCTACGGCATAAAAGTCATGACGTAACAGCAGTACAATTCCACCCTGAGTCTGTTTTAACCCCTGAAGGAAAACAAATGCTTAAAAATTGGCTTGGAAATCAGTAA
- a CDS encoding anthranilate synthase component I family protein, with amino-acid sequence MNYKLQTHYKKILADTITPVSVYLKIRDKFPNSILLESSDYHANDNSFSYICCNPIASIKVEHEMVTQIFPDGNKEEFPISSDTDVTKVIHEFSQKFSASNNGFKFINNGLFGYMSYDAVRYFEDVAIAKKEDSISIPDIYYAVYKNIIAINHFKNEAYLFAHCFESESNVDEIAQLFNVRNFASYNFIKEGEPKSNLKDEEFKEHVALAKKHCKRGDVFQLVLSRRFSQDFKGDEFNVYRALRSVNPSPYLFYFDYGDFKIFGSSPEAQLIVKDGKAEIHPIAGTYKRTGNDEQDAELAKKLAQDDKENSEHVMLVDLARNDLSRNGNTVNVETYREVQYFSHVIHLVSKVTGQKKKDSTTMKVVADTFPAGTLSGAPKHMAMQLIEKYEKTSRAYYGGAIGFMDFEGNFNHAIMIRTFLSKNHQLHYQAGAGLVAASDPEMELQETYNKLGALTKALEIAETI; translated from the coding sequence ATGAACTATAAACTTCAAACACACTACAAAAAAATACTTGCAGACACTATTACTCCGGTAAGTGTCTACCTAAAAATCAGGGATAAATTCCCAAATAGTATTCTTTTGGAAAGTAGTGACTACCACGCCAACGATAATAGTTTCTCCTACATCTGTTGCAACCCCATAGCTTCAATTAAGGTTGAGCACGAAATGGTTACACAAATATTTCCGGACGGTAACAAAGAAGAATTCCCTATTTCATCAGATACAGATGTAACCAAGGTCATCCATGAATTTAGTCAAAAATTTTCAGCTTCGAACAATGGCTTCAAGTTTATAAACAACGGATTGTTTGGTTATATGTCTTATGATGCCGTCCGTTATTTTGAAGATGTCGCCATTGCTAAAAAAGAAGATTCCATCAGCATTCCGGATATTTACTATGCCGTATACAAAAACATTATAGCCATTAATCACTTTAAAAATGAAGCCTATCTTTTTGCGCACTGTTTTGAAAGTGAAAGTAACGTAGATGAAATAGCACAGTTGTTCAATGTGAGGAACTTTGCCTCCTACAATTTCATCAAAGAAGGAGAACCAAAATCCAATCTAAAAGACGAAGAGTTTAAAGAACACGTGGCACTGGCAAAAAAACACTGCAAACGTGGAGATGTATTTCAATTGGTCTTATCGCGAAGGTTTTCCCAAGATTTTAAGGGAGACGAATTCAATGTATATAGGGCATTGCGCTCCGTAAATCCCTCCCCTTACCTATTTTATTTTGATTACGGGGATTTTAAAATATTCGGAAGTTCACCAGAGGCCCAATTGATTGTCAAAGATGGAAAAGCGGAGATACATCCCATTGCTGGCACTTATAAAAGAACAGGAAATGATGAGCAAGATGCCGAGCTCGCCAAAAAGTTGGCACAGGACGATAAGGAAAACAGTGAGCACGTAATGCTGGTAGATTTGGCCAGAAACGACCTTAGCAGAAATGGAAATACCGTAAACGTGGAAACATATCGCGAAGTACAGTATTTCTCCCATGTCATTCACTTAGTATCTAAAGTTACGGGACAAAAGAAAAAAGATAGTACGACCATGAAAGTTGTGGCCGATACGTTCCCAGCGGGAACTTTAAGTGGCGCACCCAAACACATGGCCATGCAATTGATAGAGAAATACGAGAAGACAAGTCGAGCATACTATGGGGGCGCTATTGGTTTTATGGATTTTGAGGGCAACTTCAATCATGCTATTATGATCAGGACGTTTCTCAGTAAAAATCATCAACTACATTATCAGGCCGGAGCTGGTTTAGTAGCGGCATCAGACCCAGAAATGGAATTACAGGAAACCTATAACAAACTAGGTGCTTTGACCAAAGCGCTGGAAATAGCAGAAACTATCTAG
- a CDS encoding DUF1501 domain-containing protein produces MKRRTFIKRSGLASGVLFVPNFLKAHNELWPANLGNKKLVIIQLSGGNDGLNTIVPYTNDVYYKNRVSIAQKKQDLLLVNDEVGFHSALSNFKNLFDDGYVTIMNNVGYPNPVRSHFRSTDIWQTASASNEILKTGWVGRYLDGVAKDPVGAIEVDDMLSTMMKGERINGIATKNARLLYNTTKEPYFTKVLENSRDKHLSEHNLGYLYKTAIDAKSSAAYIFEKTKVYKSAKEYPKNAFGKQLKTVSEFINSGLKTQIYYTSLGGFDTHANQVNAQKRLLGTYSNAIATFVNDLKNAGTFKDTIIFTFSEFGRRVKQNAANGTDHGAANAVFLMGENLKNPGMYNAPSSLLDLDGNGDIKYEIDFRQIYTSLLKQWLQTDTEAIISGKFEALDLV; encoded by the coding sequence ATGAAGAGAAGAACATTTATAAAGAGAAGTGGTTTGGCGAGCGGTGTACTCTTTGTTCCAAACTTTTTAAAGGCCCATAACGAACTATGGCCCGCTAATTTAGGAAATAAGAAATTGGTCATTATTCAGTTGTCGGGAGGTAATGATGGCTTAAATACCATTGTACCCTATACCAATGACGTGTACTATAAAAATAGGGTTTCCATTGCCCAGAAAAAACAGGACTTACTTTTGGTCAATGACGAAGTGGGTTTTCATTCCGCTTTGTCCAACTTTAAAAACCTTTTTGATGACGGGTATGTTACCATAATGAACAATGTGGGGTATCCCAATCCGGTAAGGTCGCACTTTAGGTCTACGGATATTTGGCAAACTGCATCTGCTTCAAACGAAATCCTAAAGACAGGATGGGTAGGGCGTTACCTTGATGGTGTTGCAAAAGACCCTGTTGGCGCCATAGAAGTGGACGATATGCTTTCAACCATGATGAAAGGCGAAAGAATCAATGGTATTGCCACAAAAAATGCAAGATTGCTCTACAATACTACCAAGGAACCCTATTTTACAAAAGTTCTCGAAAACTCCAGGGATAAACATTTGAGCGAACACAATCTTGGGTATCTCTACAAGACCGCCATAGATGCCAAGTCTTCCGCAGCCTATATTTTTGAAAAAACCAAAGTCTATAAAAGCGCAAAGGAATATCCCAAAAATGCTTTTGGAAAACAGCTAAAAACGGTTTCCGAGTTTATAAATTCCGGTCTAAAAACACAGATTTATTATACTTCCCTTGGTGGATTCGATACGCATGCGAATCAAGTAAACGCACAAAAAAGATTGTTGGGCACTTATTCTAATGCCATAGCTACATTTGTCAACGACTTGAAAAATGCGGGTACGTTCAAGGATACTATTATCTTTACCTTCTCGGAATTTGGAAGACGCGTAAAACAAAATGCAGCCAATGGTACTGATCACGGTGCGGCCAATGCTGTCTTTTTGATGGGCGAAAACCTCAAAAATCCGGGGATGTACAATGCCCCATCATCACTTTTGGATTTGGATGGAAACGGAGATATTAAATATGAAATTGATTTTAGACAAATATATACTTCGCTTTTAAAGCAGTGGTTGCAAACGGATACTGAAGCTATCATCTCTGGTAAGTTTGAAGCCTTGGATTTAGTATGA
- the trpB gene encoding tryptophan synthase subunit beta, whose translation MSYNANEKGYYGEFGGAFIPEMLYPNTEELRQNYIRIMEEASFKEEFHQLLKDYVGRPTPLYFAERLSKKYRTKIYLKREDLCHTGAHKVNNTIGQILMAKKLGKNRIIAETGAGQHGVATATVCALMGIECVVYMGEIDIARQAPNVARMKMLGAEVRPALSGSRTLKDATNEAIRDWINNPVDTHYIIGSVVGPHPYPDMVARFQSVISEEIKLQLLEKEGKENPDYVVACVGGGSNAAGAYYHYLDTPEVGIIAVEAAGKGVDSGESAATSALGKVGIIHGSKTLLMQTTDGQITEPYSISAGLDYPGVGPMHAHLFKSGRGEFISITDDEAMTAGLEVSQLEGIIPAIETSHAFAIFDYKSFKKDDIVVFNLSGRGDKDLQTYIDYFKL comes from the coding sequence ATGAGTTACAATGCTAATGAAAAAGGCTATTACGGAGAATTTGGGGGAGCGTTCATTCCAGAAATGCTCTATCCCAACACAGAAGAACTTCGTCAAAATTATATTCGCATTATGGAAGAGGCTTCTTTTAAGGAAGAATTCCATCAATTGCTCAAGGATTATGTTGGACGGCCTACCCCACTCTATTTTGCAGAACGGCTTTCAAAAAAATACCGGACCAAAATTTATCTCAAAAGAGAGGATTTGTGTCATACTGGTGCACATAAGGTAAACAATACCATTGGTCAGATTTTAATGGCAAAAAAGCTGGGTAAAAATAGAATCATTGCGGAAACAGGGGCAGGGCAGCATGGTGTAGCCACTGCTACCGTTTGTGCCTTAATGGGCATTGAATGTGTAGTGTACATGGGGGAAATCGATATTGCACGCCAAGCACCGAATGTAGCGCGGATGAAGATGCTTGGAGCAGAAGTAAGGCCCGCATTATCAGGCAGTAGAACTTTAAAAGATGCTACCAATGAAGCTATTCGAGATTGGATAAATAATCCGGTCGACACACATTATATTATAGGTTCGGTTGTTGGACCACACCCTTATCCTGATATGGTCGCACGGTTTCAATCCGTAATTTCCGAAGAAATCAAGTTGCAATTATTGGAAAAAGAAGGAAAAGAAAATCCGGATTACGTAGTCGCTTGTGTTGGTGGGGGCAGTAATGCAGCAGGAGCTTATTATCATTATTTGGATACACCAGAGGTAGGAATCATAGCCGTAGAAGCAGCAGGAAAAGGAGTAGATTCGGGTGAAAGTGCCGCCACCTCAGCTTTGGGCAAAGTGGGCATTATACACGGGAGCAAAACCTTGCTCATGCAAACCACTGATGGACAAATCACAGAACCTTATTCCATTTCGGCCGGATTGGATTATCCTGGCGTAGGCCCTATGCATGCACATCTGTTTAAATCGGGACGTGGAGAATTTATCTCAATTACCGATGATGAAGCAATGACAGCAGGATTGGAAGTTTCGCAACTTGAAGGGATAATTCCGGCCATAGAAACTTCACATGCCTTTGCAATTTTTGATTATAAAAGCTTTAAAAAGGATGATATCGTTGTCTTTAATCTTTCGGGCAGGGGCGACAAGGATTTACAGACCTACATTGATTATTTTAAACTCTAG
- a CDS encoding phosphoribosylanthranilate isomerase has translation MKFKVCGMKYNPEEVAQLQPDYLGFIFWSPSSRFYDSDSITDIPKNIKRVGVFVDASIEEILQKTKTYELDGVQLHGNESPEFCKLLRHAQLDSASHPNEIQKQLRNNNLEIIKVFSIKNDFDFSILSEYEETCDYFLFDTKGKLPGGNGYTFDWNILTAYPSTKSYFLSGGIGLDEADSLRSFLASPASKKCYAIDVNSKFESRPGLKKIEELNEFKELLSNNFQLKSDNS, from the coding sequence ATGAAGTTCAAGGTTTGTGGCATGAAATACAACCCAGAAGAAGTTGCCCAATTGCAACCAGATTATTTGGGCTTTATATTCTGGTCACCTTCTTCGCGCTTTTATGATAGTGACAGCATAACTGATATACCAAAAAATATAAAAAGAGTTGGGGTTTTTGTAGATGCTTCGATTGAAGAAATACTACAAAAAACAAAAACCTATGAACTGGATGGGGTGCAATTACACGGCAATGAGTCTCCAGAGTTCTGTAAATTGCTTCGTCATGCTCAACTCGATTCAGCATCTCACCCCAATGAAATTCAAAAACAACTTAGGAATAACAATTTAGAAATCATCAAAGTGTTTTCCATTAAAAACGATTTCGATTTCTCGATTTTATCAGAGTATGAGGAAACCTGTGATTATTTTCTTTTCGATACCAAGGGAAAACTGCCCGGAGGCAACGGATATACGTTTGACTGGAATATTCTAACGGCATATCCATCCACCAAATCCTACTTTTTAAGCGGAGGTATTGGATTGGATGAAGCGGATTCCCTTAGGTCATTTCTAGCTAGTCCGGCATCCAAAAAATGTTATGCCATTGATGTAAACAGTAAATTTGAGTCCAGACCCGGCTTAAAAAAAATTGAAGAACTAAACGAATTCAAAGAGTTGTTATCCAATAACTTTCAACTTAAATCTGATAACTCATGA
- the trpC gene encoding indole-3-glycerol phosphate synthase TrpC, whose amino-acid sequence MNILDKIVADKRKEVDLKKSLIPVSQLEQSVLMDRETASLAQALRNSSSGIIAEHKRRSPSKSIINQDLNVQDVAMGYENAGVCGMSVLTDNKYFGGSLDDLILARAAVDMPLLRKEFIIDEYQILEAKAYGADVILLIAAVLSKAEIKSLSEAAKKLDLEVLLEVHNEEELHKSIMPSLDMLGVNNRNLKTFEVSLETSKNLSKLIPDEFVRVSESGISSIDAIMNLKPYGYQGFLIGENFMKTDNPGQHATEFIKALES is encoded by the coding sequence ATGAACATTCTAGATAAAATAGTAGCCGATAAACGCAAAGAAGTGGATTTAAAAAAATCCCTGATTCCCGTTTCCCAATTGGAACAATCCGTTCTCATGGATCGGGAAACGGCTTCTTTGGCCCAAGCGCTCAGAAACAGTAGCTCAGGAATTATTGCCGAACATAAAAGACGTTCGCCTTCAAAGTCTATAATCAATCAAGATTTGAATGTCCAAGACGTAGCTATGGGATATGAAAATGCTGGTGTGTGCGGAATGTCGGTATTGACCGATAACAAATATTTTGGTGGTTCTTTAGATGATTTAATATTGGCAAGAGCTGCTGTTGACATGCCATTATTACGCAAAGAATTTATCATAGACGAATACCAAATTTTGGAAGCTAAAGCCTACGGAGCAGATGTGATTTTATTGATTGCAGCGGTACTTTCCAAAGCAGAAATTAAAAGTCTTTCCGAAGCTGCTAAAAAATTAGACCTAGAGGTGTTGTTGGAAGTACATAACGAAGAGGAACTTCACAAATCCATAATGCCGAGTTTGGACATGCTGGGCGTAAACAACCGAAACCTAAAAACTTTTGAGGTTAGTTTGGAAACCAGCAAAAATCTTTCAAAATTGATTCCAGATGAATTTGTAAGAGTTTCGGAAAGTGGTATAAGTTCCATCGATGCAATCATGAATTTAAAACCATACGGTTATCAAGGTTTTTTAATTGGTGAGAATTTTATGAAAACAGACAATCCTGGACAACATGCAACTGAATTTATAAAAGCATTGGAATCATGA
- a CDS encoding YceI family protein, which yields MKKTILSLALTAVFGLTASANPIDGEKKEVKTGESTVTWKAYKVTGSHTGTINLKSGALEFDGDKLTGGEFIVDMTSINTTDLEGEYKQKLDGHLHSDDFFSTASNPTSKLVFTNVKSNGKNAYEVIGDLTIKGITKPVTFDVSIYGSKATATLKVDRTNYDVKYGSGSFFDNLGDKTIYDEFDLVVDLQM from the coding sequence ATGAAAAAAACAATTTTAAGTTTAGCATTGACAGCGGTATTCGGATTAACTGCTAGCGCCAATCCAATCGATGGCGAGAAAAAAGAAGTAAAAACCGGTGAAAGTACGGTAACCTGGAAGGCTTACAAAGTAACTGGTTCCCATACCGGAACTATAAATTTAAAATCTGGAGCTCTTGAATTTGATGGTGATAAGCTCACAGGTGGAGAATTTATAGTAGATATGACTTCTATAAACACAACCGATTTGGAAGGAGAATATAAGCAAAAACTGGATGGACACCTTCATTCTGATGACTTTTTCTCGACAGCTTCCAATCCAACCTCAAAGTTGGTATTTACCAATGTGAAGTCCAATGGTAAGAATGCTTATGAAGTTATAGGGGACTTGACCATAAAGGGAATTACAAAACCGGTAACTTTTGATGTTTCCATTTATGGAAGTAAGGCTACCGCTACGTTAAAAGTGGACAGAACAAACTATGATGTAAAATATGGTTCCGGGAGTTTCTTCGACAATTTAGGAGACAAAACCATTTATGATGAATTTGATTTAGTGGTCGATTTGCAGATGTAA
- a CDS encoding NAD(P)H-dependent oxidoreductase — MNNILENRTWRYATKKFDNTKKVSEEDLELLLEATRLSASSYGLQPYHIFVISDQETKEKLKPVSWGQSQLTDASHVIVFAHTTDFGEELVDDYLHNVSTTRNIPAEGLKAYGDFMKSKLLELSAETKSVWTARQSYIALGNVMQAAAELKIDTCPMEGIENDAYNEILGLTEKNLNTAVVLTIGYRSNEDETQNYAKVRKSKEELFTHI, encoded by the coding sequence ATGAACAATATCTTAGAGAACAGAACTTGGCGCTACGCCACCAAAAAATTCGATAACACCAAAAAAGTTTCCGAAGAGGATTTGGAACTGTTATTGGAAGCCACTCGCTTAAGTGCATCATCGTATGGACTGCAACCCTACCACATCTTTGTAATATCCGATCAGGAAACAAAAGAAAAGCTGAAGCCGGTTTCATGGGGACAATCCCAACTTACAGATGCTTCGCATGTGATAGTATTTGCACATACAACTGATTTTGGCGAGGAACTGGTCGACGACTATCTACATAACGTAAGCACTACCCGGAACATTCCAGCAGAAGGTTTGAAAGCCTATGGGGATTTCATGAAATCTAAATTATTGGAACTATCTGCAGAGACCAAATCTGTATGGACGGCAAGACAATCATATATTGCTTTAGGCAACGTAATGCAGGCTGCAGCAGAACTTAAAATCGACACCTGCCCAATGGAAGGTATTGAGAACGATGCATACAACGAGATTCTTGGCCTTACCGAAAAAAATCTGAATACAGCAGTGGTATTGACAATCGGTTACCGATCCAATGAAGATGAAACCCAAAACTATGCAAAGGTTAGAAAATCGAAAGAAGAACTATTTACACACATATAA
- a CDS encoding GIY-YIG nuclease family protein: protein MSFYIYIISNKKLGTIYIGYTNDLKKRMYRHKRGMGSKFARRYNLKILVYYEKFTFPMPAIRREKQLKKWNRNWKINLINDFNPNWEDLTYFFE from the coding sequence ATGAGTTTTTATATCTACATAATTTCAAATAAAAAACTGGGAACTATTTATATAGGATATACCAATGATTTGAAAAAACGTATGTATAGACACAAAAGAGGTATGGGAAGTAAGTTTGCCAGAAGGTATAATTTAAAAATTTTGGTTTACTATGAAAAATTCACATTTCCAATGCCTGCTATTAGAAGAGAAAAACAACTCAAAAAATGGAATAGAAATTGGAAAATCAACTTAATTAATGACTTTAATCCTAATTGGGAAGATTTGACTTATTTCTTTGAATAA
- a CDS encoding DUF1800 family protein, translating to MELEKIFHLYKRAGFGITLANAEKAASKTNKQVVEDLFKFSSKITPLNVPIDEIKTLLRNNPGKISKDTRMQLQKLSRKKLLDFNKKWIYRMGTTNEQLRERMTLFWANHFVVRDRNIVYFQSFNNTLRQHALGNFRDFVVAVAKEAAMLNYLNNQQNRKKKPNENFARELMELFTLGEGQYTEEDIKEAARAFTGWKHNFKGDFTFKEKIHDFGSKTFMGKTGNFNGEDIVDVILEQPQCAYFISKKIYAYFVSEEVNEGHVEKMADIFRTNYDIAEVMHHVFTSKWFYDKSIIGNKIKSPTDVLVGMMRIVPYEFKENKELVYVQKLLGQELLNPPNVAGWPGGRKWIDSNTMMVRLKLPSVLLSDGIISFDVKGEFEDSLTEFNKKKNVGRKLDVQSDWGSFENEHKKTSQAELKTVVLGGNLQEEAKPFMDSLEKESKAEYCIQLMSIPEFQLC from the coding sequence ATGGAACTAGAAAAAATATTTCATCTATATAAAAGGGCTGGTTTTGGGATAACACTGGCAAATGCAGAAAAGGCAGCCTCAAAAACAAATAAGCAAGTAGTTGAAGACCTATTTAAATTTTCTAGTAAGATTACACCTTTGAACGTGCCTATCGATGAAATCAAGACACTTTTAAGAAATAATCCTGGGAAAATATCAAAGGATACCAGGATGCAATTACAGAAACTCAGCAGAAAAAAGTTATTGGATTTCAACAAGAAATGGATATACCGAATGGGAACCACCAACGAACAACTGCGGGAGCGAATGACCTTGTTCTGGGCAAATCATTTTGTAGTTCGTGATCGTAATATTGTTTACTTCCAATCCTTTAACAACACGCTACGGCAACATGCTTTGGGAAATTTTCGTGATTTTGTAGTGGCCGTCGCCAAAGAGGCTGCGATGCTCAATTACCTTAACAACCAACAGAACAGAAAAAAGAAACCAAATGAGAATTTTGCACGTGAGCTCATGGAGCTCTTTACTTTAGGTGAAGGGCAGTATACCGAAGAAGATATCAAAGAAGCCGCAAGGGCATTTACAGGTTGGAAACATAATTTTAAAGGCGACTTTACATTCAAGGAAAAGATTCATGATTTTGGTAGCAAAACCTTTATGGGCAAAACCGGGAATTTTAATGGAGAAGATATCGTTGATGTTATTTTGGAACAGCCCCAATGCGCCTATTTTATTTCAAAAAAAATATATGCCTATTTTGTGAGTGAAGAGGTAAATGAAGGCCATGTCGAAAAAATGGCGGATATCTTCCGAACTAACTATGACATAGCCGAAGTAATGCACCATGTATTTACCTCTAAGTGGTTCTATGATAAAAGTATTATAGGAAACAAAATAAAATCGCCTACAGATGTGCTGGTTGGTATGATGCGAATCGTTCCCTATGAATTCAAGGAAAATAAGGAACTGGTCTATGTACAAAAGCTTTTGGGGCAAGAGCTATTGAATCCACCCAATGTAGCTGGGTGGCCTGGAGGTAGAAAGTGGATAGATTCCAATACCATGATGGTTCGCCTTAAGCTACCATCGGTATTATTGAGCGATGGTATTATTTCTTTTGATGTGAAAGGAGAATTTGAAGACAGTCTTACCGAATTCAACAAGAAGAAAAATGTGGGTAGAAAACTCGATGTGCAAAGCGATTGGGGCTCTTTTGAAAACGAACATAAAAAAACATCGCAAGCTGAACTTAAAACCGTTGTCTTGGGGGGCAATTTACAGGAAGAAGCCAAACCTTTTATGGATAGCCTTGAAAAAGAGAGCAAAGCAGAATATTGTATACAGTTAATGTCAATACCAGAATTTCAACTGTGCTAA